The following proteins are encoded in a genomic region of Magallana gigas chromosome 1, xbMagGiga1.1, whole genome shotgun sequence:
- the LOC105333180 gene encoding uncharacterized protein: MSAEDRRIRKLTPKGLVMFNEQCEKLKSKTDETWAEVEDALVTSGTCAKDFQKIREVERLISVKFKDFCISSEDYKKYLLSQNTEEAVNLLNELEVSMNKCFSIVKRTSDELKETKFELLETLSHVSSNVSSFQRAKAQAERAKLELIKREGELLKQKTDIEAKISIVRQEKEIISAEADFTEEEKIDLPIYSREQMTSAFILKHDHIPSNTEDGHIQQNQPYFEQNPPISVQLPEADDRHQGYLNAVNQGCVPSIPIHQMHQLCAPSNSVNPVCSTSISVPQVCASQNSVSQVNVSLNSVSQVSVPSNSVPQMRVPNSVDQRSAPLNAASQVFVPSNSMRQVCVTTNSLPHMITAPNLVPPRTDNTSTMADFSKFLLRKDFLLTRFANFDDRPENFNSWSSSFRSVTLELGVTEFEEMDLLVKWLGPESSKFARTLRSANTHNPSLGVKRIWDRLNDKYGRPEMVEHALKQKLHSFPTLTNKDHAKLYDLVDILTEIESAMTNPKYEICLSYFNSSTGVLPIVAKLPISLQDKWTSQAAGYKKRNDVAFPPFSFFVEFIREMCEIRNDPGLVCQPPTNTNMAYSKPRPTGAVTSRKVEIVSSTPSTRCPIHNAGHSLNECRGFKRKSLRERQNILRDKKLCFRCCASQSHVSKNCTADIKCDICGNPYHVTAMHIDRRPSNPESPTPVSTAKTALSNGGEYEEGKHGSRSCGKIVLVDVFSQSNPAKVIRVYATIDDQSNRTLVSPYLIDRLGVTGECKPYTLTSCSGVTTVAGRRVNGLCVKALDGTTTFNLPEVIECDSIPSEHLEIPTPKVAQSQPHLQYIAPFIPPLDRNVNVELLIGRDLPDVHHVRDQITGSQGQPFAQRLPLGWVVIGEICIGKVHPPKEVNVNKTHILNDGRCTTFPVCHNNINVKDNDDDIFIRTPFDNKIGPSVEDRKFVALMDAEFHKDTDGFWSAPLPFKESKPVIPNNYSQAWKRALILNTSLKKDHHKRQHFFAFMSKVLASGAAEVAPSDIPGECWYLPLFGVYNSKKPDQIRGVFDSSAVFQDVSLNSVLMSGPDLTNNLVGILMRFRENAIAISGDIQQMFYAFRVHEDHRDYLRFFWYEDNNFEKPLIQYRMKAHVFGNTPSPAVATYGLRKASSVGDDDVRKFVYNNFYVDDGLTSLATESEAINLMRKTQATLKNNGNIRCSILLDSKHTRITHEVLSTFMAEATAIVNARPLVPVSTDPEAPCVLSPAVLLTQKTVDSNEDFKNLSVGEVYNIQWKFVQSLAEKFWCRWKNEYLQSLQVRRKWKDTRDNIQVGDVVLLKDSDAHRNHWPTGLVERVFPSKDGLVRKLEVRVIEDGQSRIYVRPISEIIFLCHSI, from the coding sequence ATGTCTGCTGAGGATCGACGGATACGGAAACTCACACCCAAAGGCCTCGTCATGTTCAACGAACAGTGTGAAAAGCTGAAAAGTAAAACCGATGAAACCTGGGCGGAAGTGGAGGATGCTCTTGTAACATCTGGAACATGCGCAAAGGACTTCCAAAAAATAAGAGAAGTAGAACGTTTAATTTCTGTGAAATTCAAAGATTTCTGTATATCTAGTGAAGACTATAAGAAATATCTACTTTCTCAAAATACAGAGGAGGCGGTCAACTTGTTAAATGAATTAGAAGTTTCAATGAACAAATGTTTTTCAATTGTAAAAAGAACAAGTGATGAGTTGAAGGAAACCAAATTTGAACTCCTTGAAACACTAAGTCATGTGTCGTCTAATGTATCAAGTTTTCAAAGAGCTAAAGCGCAAGCTGAAAGGGCGAAACTAGAGCTGATCAAGAGAGAAGGTgagcttttaaaacaaaaaactgatATCGAAGCAAAAATTAGTATCGTCAGACAGGAGAAAGAAATCATCTCAGCAGAAGCGGACTTCACAGAAGAAGAAAAGATTGATCTTCCGATCTACTCAAGGGAACAGATGACGAGTGCGTTTATCCTCAAACACGACCATATCCCATCAAATACCGAGGATGGCCACATTCAACAAAATCAACCATATTTTGAACAGAATCCACCAATCAGTGTTCAACTTCCAGAGGCGGATGACCGACATCAGGGATATCTAAATGCAGTTAATCAAGGTTGTGTTCCTTCAATTCCAATTCATCAAATGCATCAATTGTGTGCGCCTTCTAATTCAGTGAATCCAGTTTGTTCTACCTCTATTTCAGTGCCTCAAGTCTGTGCTTCTCAAAATTCAGTGTCTCAAGTGAATGTCTCTCTAAATTCAGTGTCTCAAGTGAGTGTTCCTTCAAATTCAGTGCCTCAGATGCGTGTTCCAAATTCAGTTGATCAACGGAGTGCTCCATTGAATGCAGCTTCTCAAGTGTTCGTTCCCTCGAATTCAATGCGTCAAGTTTGTGTTACTACAAATTCATTGCCTCATATGATTACCGCTCCAAATCTAGTACCACCACGGACCGACAACACTTCGACAATGGCCGACTTTTCAAAGTTTTTGCTACGCAAAGATTTTCTACTCACAAGATTCGCCAACTTTGATGATCgtccagaaaatttcaattcttgGAGTTCTTCATTCCGGAGTGTTACACTAGAACTTGGTGTCACAGAGTTTGAGGAAATGGATTTACTTGTGAAATGGTTGGGTCCAGAGTCGTCAAAGTTTGCACGCACACTGCGCTCCGCAAACACCCACAATCCTAGCCTAGGTGTAAAGCGTATTTGGGATAGACTGAACGATAAATATGGGAGACCTGAGATGGTGGAACATGCTCTAAAACAGAAACTACACTCGTTTCCAACCCTCACAAATAAAGATCATGCCAAATTGTATGATCTCGTGGACATTCTCACCGAAATTGAATCGGCGATGACTAATCCAAAATACGAAATTTGTCTGAGCTACTTCAATTCATCTACTGGAGTACTACCCATAGTTGCCAAACTACCCATATCTCTACAAGACAAGTGGACCTCTCAAGCAGCTGGATATAAAAAACGGAATGATGTAGCATTCCCtccattttccttttttgtcgAGTTCATTCGTGAAATGTGTGAAATCCGTAACGATCCTGGACTTGTATGTCAACCGCCCACAAACACAAACATGGCATACAGCAAACCTAGACCTACTGGCGCAGTCACTTCTCGTAAAGTTGAAATTGTATCATCAACTCCGTCAACACGTTGTCCCATACACAATGCTGGACATTCTTTGAACGAATGCCGTGGCTTCAAAAGAAAATCACTACGTGAGCGTCAAAACATTCTACGtgataagaaattatgtttCCGATGTTGTGCCTCACAAAGTCATGTATCCAAAAATTGTACAGCGGACATTAAATGTGATATTTGTGGTAATCCTTATCATGTCACAGCGATGCACATTGATCGTCGTCCTTCAAACCCCGAATCCCCTACACCAGTCTCAACAGCGAAAACTGCCTTAAGCAATGGCGGGGAGTATGAAGAAGGAAAACATGGGAGTCGTTCATGCGGGAAGATTGTTTTAGTGGACGTGTTTAGTCAATCAAACCCTGCGAAAGTTATCCGTGTTTATGCGACAATCGATGACCAGAGCAACAGGACGTTGGTGTCCCCTTATTTGATAGATCGACTCGGAGTTACAGGAGAATGTAAACCCTACACTCTTACGTCATGCTCCGGTGTAACGACAGTCGCTGGACGCCGTGTGAACGGATTATGTGTCAAAGCCTTGGATGGTACAACTACATTCAACTTACCGGAAGTCATTGAATGTGATTCTATTCCTAGTGAGCATCTAGAAATACCTACTCCCAAAGTCGCTCAATCACAACCGCATCTACAATACATTGCACCTTTCATACCACCCCTAGATCGCAATGTGAATGTTGAACTGCTCATAGGACGTGACTTACCCGATGTACATCATGTGCGCGACCAAATTACTGGCAGccaaggtcaaccctttgctcAACGTCTTCCACTAGGATGGGTCGTCATTGGTGAAATTTGTATTGGTAAAGTTCATCCTCCAAAGGAagtgaatgtaaacaaaacgcATATTCTTAATGACGGAAGGTGCACCACCTTTCCAGTGTGTCACAACAATATCAATGTCAAGGACAATGATGATGACATATTCATACGAACACCATTTGACAACAAGATTGGACCTTCTGTTGAGGACCGCAAGTTTGTAGCTCTTATGGACGCAGAGTTCCACAAAGACACTGACGGTTTTTGGTCCGCACCATTACCTTTCAAGGAGTCAAAACCAGTGATACCTAACAATTATTCACAGGCCTGGAAACGTGCTTTGATCCTCAACACAAGTTTAAAGAAAGATCATCACAAACGTCAACACTTCTTTGCATTCATGTCAAAAGTCTTAGCTAGTGGGGCAGCAGAAGTTGCTCCTTCCGACATACCTGGGGAATGCTGGTATTTACCCCTTTTTGGGGTGTACAATTCGAAAAAACCGGATCAAATCCGAGGAGTATTCGACTCGTCGGCTGTGTTTCAAGACGTTTCATTGAACAGTGTGTTAATGTCTGGACCAGACTTAACAAACAACCTTGTTGGAATCCTCATGCGTTTCCGTGAAAATGCAATTGCTATCAGTGGTGACATTCAGCAAATGTTTTATGCATTTCGTGTTCATGAGGATCATCGTGATTACCTCAGATTCTTTTGGTACGAGGATAACAACTTTGAAAAACCTTTAATACAATACCGAATGAAAGCTCACGTTTTCGGTAACACACCATCTCCAGCTGTTGCCACCTATGGACTTCGAAAAGCATCATCTGTTGGTGACGATGATGTTCGTAAATTTGTTTACAACAACTTTTACGTCGATGATGGACTGACGTCTCTTGCTACAGAATCAGAAGCAATCAACCTGATGAGAAAAACACAAGCAACACTGAAAAACAACGGAAACATTCGATGTTCAATCTTACTGGATTCTAAGCACACAAGAATTACCCATGAAGTCCTTAGCACGTTTATGGCTGAAGCGACAGCGATAGTCAACGCCCGTCCACTGGTACCTGTATCCACCGACCCTGAAGCACCTTGCGTTTTGTCTCCAGCTGTTTTACTTACTCAAAAAACCGTTGATTCAAAcgaggattttaaaaatctcagtGTCGGCGAAGTTTATAACATTCAATGGAAATTTGTTCAGTCTCTAGCGGAGAAATTTTGGTGTCGTTGGAAAAATGAATACCTGCAGAGTCTACAAGTGCGACGAAAATGGAAAGACACTCGAGATAACATCCAAGTTGGTGATGTCGTTCTTTTGAAGGACAGTGATGCACATCGCAACCATTGGCCGACAGGACTTGTTGAAAGAGTGTTTCCTAGCAAAGATGGACTTGTGCGCAAACTTGAAGTTCGTGTTATCGAAGATGGACAGTCGCGTATATATGTGCGTCCAATTTCTGAAATCATATTTTTGTGTCATTCCATTTAA
- the LOC105318683 gene encoding transmembrane GTPase fzo-1: protein MDTSIIDEEQTSSDYLESHEEPERRLLHNFENVLQLIQVDTFWNNVGETLENKYPRIIESLKDRMKDLQKHDCGIVVAGETSAGKSALINKLIGHETLAEGVLETTAKIYRVKHSAKIGAVKYRVGNSEPTEQFFNSVEELQQMLKNLESEDTRDNNIHLVDVLMPFSKIQNGNVTIVDTPGIGDSIELKKMLEEYISKAVAFIIVMDVSRAGGLQRDRVLSVLSTIELSASDMLCFDLEDTLFVRNKWDCIDAGRQTRDKLKMIITDRMRTELPWVRESQIFDTCLRKTTYMLSPADKSEYHSQFKQFEEAIHILIKKKENIRIQTHGRYLSCVVLEASKVLSEALTANQKEIDGNDITLQNFKEIMTKTMEAIETFHLNEEKMVMAIYGKIISSLYEYINSEEFSTLVLQKEPKLETFLKMKIDGIVHKRMERATKMWLDENVPKIVKTEFDLLIQDITDKYEEMSNICKSLEGISEPKFQYGIKEEGFFWTVASGIAWVGHNYFWSFFFGPQAVAIISTFWVVSTLSVGTLDITRHMYNAEEIIKESFTKRVKSMNKEKLHKLLQKNLGKGLREFHRQIVTIVLPNAIKNMSFCVDLLEKKKKKMEKKQDDFKHLQTKLDRCQNDVDKMITSVPQV, encoded by the exons ATGGATACATCGATAATTGACGAAGAACAAACATCTAGCGATTATCTTGA ATCACATGAAGAACCCGAGAGAAGACTGTTACATAATTTTGAAAACGTACTTCAGTTGATTCAAGTGGATACATTTTGGAATAATGTTGGTGAAACCCTTGAAAACAAGTACCCAAGGATAATAGAATCTCTGAAAGATAGGATGAAAGATCTTCAAAAGCATGACTGTGGAATTGTAGTGGCGG GAGAGACGAGCGCTGGAAAGAGCGCCCTGATAAATAAACTTATAGGACATGAAACCTTAGCTGAGGGTGTTTTAGAAACCACAGCAAAGATTTACAGGGTGAAACATTCCGCCAAAATTGGTGCAGTTAAATACCGAGTTGGAAATTCAGAACCGACggaacaattttttaacagtgtTGAAGAATTGCAACAAATGCTGAAAAATCTTGAAAGTGAAGACACAAGAGACAACAATATTCATCTAGTAGATGTACTGATGCCATTCTCCAAAATACAG AATGGGAACGTTACCATAGTGGACACACCAGGGATCGGTGACTCTATAGAGTTGAAAAAAATGCTAGAGGAATACATTTCTAAAGCTGTTGCCTTTATCATTGTCATGGATGTGTCTAGAGCTGGAGGATTACAAAGAGACAgg gtttTGTCCGTGTTGTCAACAATAGAGCTTAGTGCGTCAGACATGTTGTGCTTTGACTTGGAAGATACTTTGTTTGTCAGAAACAAATGGGATTGTATAGATGCTGGAAGACAAACGCGagacaagttaaaaatgataataactgATCGCATGAGAACAGAGTTACCATGGGTCAGAGAAAGCCAgatttttgatacatgtttaaGGAAG ACGACTTATATGTTATCCCCAGCTGATAAATCTGAGTACCATTctcaatttaaacaatttgaagAGGCCatacatattttgatcaaaaagAAGGAGAATATAAGAATTCAAACTCATGGAAG ATATTTATCATGTGTGGTTTTAGAGGCTAGTAAAGTACTCTCCGAGGCACTGACTGCCAATCAAAAAGAAATAGACGGAAATGACATTACACTCCAAAACTTCAAAGAAATTATGACCAAAACTATGGAGGCAATAGAGACA ttccatttaaatgaagaaaaaatggtGATGGCTATTTATGGAAAAATAATATCCAGTCTATACGAATACATTAATTCTGAGGAATTTTCAACACTAGTTTTGCAAAAGGAGCCAAAACTTGAgacgtttttaaaaatgaaaattgatggAATAGTTCACAAACGAATGGAAAGAGCTACGAAAATGTGGTTAGATGAAAACGTCCCAAAAATCGTTAAAACTGAATTCGACTTACTTATTCAAGATATAACAGATAAATACGAGGAAATGTCGAATATTTGTAAAAGTTTGGAAGGAATTTCGGAACCCAAATTCCAATATGGTATtaaggaagaaggttttttctGGACTGTGGCAAGTGGCATTGCATGGGTCGGTCATAATTATTTCTGGAGTTTTTTCTTTGGTCCACAGGCAGTTGcaattatttcaacattttgGGTTGTTTCTACATTGTCTGTAGGTACCTTGGATATTACTAGACATATGTATAATGCCGAGGAAATAATCAAGGAATCATTTACAAAACGTGTTAAAtcaatgaataaagaaaaactgcATAAATTGTTGCAAAAGAATCTCGGCAAAGGCTTGCGTGAATTTCATCGACAGATTGTTACAATCGTGCTACCAAATGCGATCAAGAACATGTCTTTTTGCGTCGATTTAttggagaaaaagaaaaagaaaatggagaaaaaacaGGATGATTTCAaacatttgcaaacaaaattaGATCGTTGTCAGAACGACGTTGACAAAATGATAACATCTGTGCCACAGGTTTGA